The archaeon BMS3Bbin15 DNA segment GAAGATTTCAGTAAGAAAGATGCGCGGTACCAAACACGTTGTTGGCAGTTTCAAGTTTTCTATAAACTCAGGCGGGATAGAACTTTCAGCGTGATATTATGAATACAATTGGTATAAGTTTATTTGCAACAGATAGAAAGGGCTTGCTAAGGGACATATCCACTATTATTGCCGAGCTCGATGTTAATATTACATATATACAGCAGTTTTTGAAAGATGATGAGGTTCAGATATATTTTGAACTTTCGGATGTCAGAAATGTAAAAGAGCTAAAAAAACTTTTGGAAAATATCGATAGTGTCGTCGAAGTTGAAGTTAATAGAACATTCGAAGAGATATATGGTAAAAGAGTGATTGTTGTTGGCGGGGGTGCTCAGGTTTCACAGGTTGTCCTTGGTGCTGTCAGCGAGGCTGACAGGCACAACCTCAGAGGAGAGAGAATAAGCGTAGATACAATTCCACTTGCCGGAGAGGAGAAGATAGCTGAAGCTGTAAATGCTGTGGGAAGACTTCACAGAGCTGCTGTACTTGTTCTTGCAGGCTCTCTCATGGGAGGTGAAATAACAAAAGCATTGCAGGAACTGAAAGCTGATTATGGTATTCCTATAATCTCCCTGAATATGGCAGGCTCGGTTCCCAATGTGGCTGATATTGTTGTCACTGACCCTGTTCAGGCAGGTGTTCTTGCTGTCATGGTTATATCAAGCACTGCCAGATTCGATTTTAATAAAGTAAAAGGTAAAAAATTTTAATAACCATATTAATCTCAGTATAAAATACATTATTCTTTGATTTCAGTGGATATTTAAATTTTAAATAAATGTTACAAAAGATTATTAAATTTATGAGTGGTGAAGATGCAGGGGACAGGAAGAAACTAAGAGCTGGCATAATACGCTGTGATTTAATGCAGGAGATATGCCCCATGACAGACTGCATGGATTCTGTTCACAATTATAAAGGCATGGGGCCACACAGTTCTCAGAACAGGGGCTTGAGCTTGTAGCAGTTACCACCTGTGGAGGCTGCCCTGGCAGAAGGGCAGAGAATATAGCTGATACGGTTGCCATACACGAGCTTGATGTATTCTTTTTATCCACATGTTTAACAAGAGAGAAAATGATGAAGGAATTCATAGAGATTGACCTCAAAAAAGTTTCTGTTGATGAGGCAAAAGAGATGATAAAATGTGTCGCACCGGGTGTTGATGAAAAGAGTGCCCATGACGCAGCCTGTGCATTTTGCACAGGAAAAATTTCTCCTGTATGTCCGCACCAGACCTGGAAAAAAGTCAGGGAATATATAAATAAGAATTATCCAAATATAAAGGTTATAGAAGGTACTCATGGACATGAATTATAATTCTTTAAAAATTTATTTGCTGGTTACCTATTATAAATCTTAAAAGGTTAAGGTGAGAATATGCTATTTGATAAGGTTGAAGAGAAAGATGTTACAAAAGCTATAGTTGAAGGTTTTTCAGCGATGCTTTCTGAGCACACTGAAAATGATGTTATCATTGTCGGAGGAGGCCCAAGCGGACTTGTTGCGGGAAGAGAGCTTGCAAAGAAAGGAGTTAAAACCTTAATCATTGAGAGGAATAACTATCTTGGCGGTGGCTTCTGGATAGGTGGCTATCTCATGAACAAAATCACTGTGAGAGCACCGGGTAACACTGTGCTTGACGAACTAGGTGTACCCTATGAAGAGTATATCAAGGGACTCTATGTTACAGACGGGCCTCATGCCTGCTCAAAACTCATCGGCGCTGCCTGTGATGCAGGTGTAAAGATTCTCAATATGACAAAGGTTGACGATGTGGTTCTCAGAGAGAAAAACAGAGTTTCAGGTGTTGTTATAAACTGGACACCAGTATCTGCTCTTCCAAGAGAAATTACCTGTGTTGACCCTGTGTCTCTCCAGAGCAAAGTTGTTATCGATGCCACAGGTCATGATGCAGAAGTCGTCAAGTCGCTTGTTTCCAGAGGATTTATGAAAACAAAAGGCTTTGGTGCCATGTGGGTTGAGAAGAGCGAGGATGCAATAGTAGAATACACAGGCGAAGCCTATCCAGGGCTTATTGTCTCAGGTATGGCAGTCTCAACAGTTTATGGTCTGCCAAGAATGGGCCCAACCTTCGGAGCGATGCTACTATCAGGTAAAAAAGCTGCTGATGCTGCATTAGAAATTTTAAATGAACAGTAAAGTTTTTTTATATGGCAGTGGTGGTACAGAGGTAGACCTGAAAGAACTGGGTATCTACCTCAAAAGAATTTTTCAAATCGAACCTGAGCTCAGGGGAGATTTTTTTTCCTATTTTGGTTCTGACTCAGAGCATATAGCTGAAAGAATAGCTGAACTTAGAGTTGTGGATATATCAAAACCATTCAGGAAGAATGAACCCTTCCCTCTCGAAGTCAAACTGGAGAAAGAGATTATAAAAGGGAAGAAAGCACCGGGACTTCTGTATGACGGGTTTTATTTCATGGATTTTATGAGAGATATAATCCCTGAGAAGGAGAGGAGGAATTTCCACCTTTATATAACCGACAGGCTTCTTGGCACTTTTGATGATATTGATGCGCGCTACCATGCCAGAACAATAATTTTGGGTTACCCCTGTATTGTCTCAACCTCAGGTATAGTAGAGGCTCCGGCAAAACCCAGAGAATATTATATTGAAAAGGGTTTATTAAAAAGTGTTGATGAGCTAATAAGACTGAAGGAAAACTATAGAAGCAGATTTATAGACTATGGCGATAGAAGAATGCAGAAGGTTGTAGAGGGTTATTCTGCTACGGCAGTTTTTTACCACTACCTTGGTGAAGTTTTCTGTACAAGCAAAAAATGCAGGCTTTACAATGCTCACTGGCAGGAGGAGCTTATTGAAGCCCAGCTTTCCGAACCAGAGTTCTGCACAGAGCATGAAGAAATGCGTGAACTACCACTCGCAGAAGGGAACTTCCCGCCGAAAAGTTAAAAAGTGAAATCGAAAAGATATTATATGCAACACTTTCAATTAAGTCTATGCGCATTCTGTATATTTTAATTATCTTGCTCCTTATCCCGGGATGCACTCTGATGGGAAAGGCGCATGAAATCAAGGTTTCTGTGAATGTTATTCCAGGCAAGGTGAGTATCAATTATGACAAATATATAGAAATGAATGTGGAGGTTCTTAATATAGGTAGCAAAACAGTTACAGCCAATATAGATGCTGGAAATACAGCAGGGTTAATTATTATCAAGCCGGAAAGAGCTACTGTCACTTTGAAGCCCCAGGAAAGCAGAATTTTAGGTTTTAAGGCGAAACTTGAAGAGGACGCTCTCCCCGGAAATTATATTGTAGATATTATTGGTAAAACAGACGATGGAGATACAGTTGTCGCAAAAGCAAATCTCAGGGTTACTGAATAATTACAATTTTATATGGTTAAGGTTCTCACATCAATTCTACAGGGGCCCGTAGTCTAGTTGGTTATGACGTCGCCTTGACACGGCGGAGGTCCGGAGTTCGAATCTCCGCGGGCCCAATTTTACCTTACCCATGGCCACGGTAGTGTAGCATGGTTAGCACTAGGGACTGTGGATCCCTTAGCCCGA contains these protein-coding regions:
- a CDS encoding ribulose-1,5-biphosphate synthetase is translated as MLFDKVEEKDVTKAIVEGFSAMLSEHTENDVIIVGGGPSGLVAGRELAKKGVKTLIIERNNYLGGGFWIGGYLMNKITVRAPGNTVLDELGVPYEEYIKGLYVTDGPHACSKLIGAACDAGVKILNMTKVDDVVLREKNRVSGVVINWTPVSALPREITCVDPVSLQSKVVIDATGHDAEVVKSLVSRGFMKTKGFGAMWVEKSEDAIVEYTGEAYPGLIVSGMAVSTVYGLPRMGPTFGAMLLSGKKAADAALEILNEQ